GATTGTGGCTTTTAACATCGCACCAAAATGGGACCCAAATCCCAAGATTCCAGGAGCTAAAGACAGAGTTTGCAATCTCTGGATACCCTATGCGGGCAGAGGATTTACTCAAAAAGACCTGACACAACTAAAAACACTAATCACAGACTCGCCGACACAACCAGCTAAAGCCAAAGCTGCATTTCAAAAGCTGCTTGAGACCAAGTGGACCCCAGACAGAATCAATGACTACTGCAGACCTGAAACCCAAAGAAATTGGCTGTCCCCTTTTGACGGTACTGGAATGATCGATTGGACCGGCACATTGCATGCCAGCAAAGCCTCCACTCTCAAAGGCAAAACAATAGAGTGGCTAGCCGATGTTAGCCATAACTCGCCAATCCTTTACACCATCAATATCAGTTCACCAGACCAAAATTATTCGGGTTGGGATCTACAGCTCGCTGATCCATCTATTGTGGAGTGGACTGACCAAGACTTCCTGCTATTTAGAGTAAAAATCAATAGAGCTTGCTGCTTTTGCTCTGGCATCGCTAAACAAGTTTGTTCAACCGGCAGAGTCTGACTATCTGCATTTGTTTTCCGTGACGGGAACATCGGTAGCAAAAGACCAGAGCGGCAAAGTCACAGCCTGCCTCTATAGGCTCGACAATGGCAAGACATTGACTGCTCTGCTTACTGACGACAGATCGCAGTCAGTAGACAAGATCCTCATCGATGGTAAATTTGACCCTGGATGGACTGCGATGTACAAAGACTATCCATGCAACCTTAAGAAGTGCAAGGACATAGTTCAGCAAAACCAGACCAAGTCTGGCGTAAATCAGTCCACTGACTGATACAACCAACCATGGGCATCATATAGCAGCCTGCCACTAATGCAATTTGATTGCTAGAGCAGGCTGCGATTTTATCAGTTGATCCAGTACAAATTACCGTCCTGGCTACCGATACAGACACCATTTGGGCTCACAGCAGGGGATGAAACAATTGCTCTTTGAGTTTTAAATTTCCATTTGATGCCGCCGTTGCGATTATCGATAGCGTAGACATTGGCGTCGGGGCTACCGCAAAAGATCATGCCACCAGCGATTGCAGGAGATGACGAGAGCAAAGGCGAGGGCGAGTTGAGCTGGGTCTTCCAAATTACTTTGCCGGTATGTGCATCGTAACAGTAGAGCTTGAGGTCGTCGTTACCGACATAGACTTTGCCTGCGGCTCCAGTGGCAGCGATGCTAAATGATTCGGCTGCACCGGCCTTCCACTTTTGTTTGCCGGTGGCCAGATCAACTGCATAAAAGGCATGATCCCAACTACCAAAATAGACGATGTTATCCATGATCATCGGGGATGCCATGAGCTTACCACCTGTGCGGAAGTGCCAGAGCATGTGACCGTCTTTGGTGGAGAGACAATAGGCAAAGCCATTGTGGGCGGTGACTACAACAACGCCTGGTCCAACGCAGGGAGATGATGTGATGCGACCGAGGTTGGTTAGAGGTATGCCTGCCACACCAGCTGCCCCTGCTACCGCGCCGCTAGAGTCTGCTGTATGTGCGCCTGCGGGAGTATTGCCTGAGTTGGCGGCAGTTGCATTTGTACTATTAGTAGAAGGGTTTTGAGAATTTGCAGCGCCACTGGATTTTGCAGTACCACTATTAGCTGCGGTACCGGTAGCAACATCAGTGGCCACTGATTTGTTATCACCAACAACATTGCCACTCACTGTAGCAGTCGTGATAACTGAGCTAACAGCAGCATCAGTACTGGTTTGCGGCGCTATCGGATTATTGCCGGGAAACTGCCAGCGCAATTTGCCGGTTTTAAAATCGAGTGCGTATAGGTTGCCGTCCCAGCTACCGACATAGGCTGTACCCTCATGGATAGCCGGTGACGAGGAGACCCTATCCTTAGTCTCAAAAGTCCACAAGACCTTACCGGTGGTGGAGTTGAGACCATAGACCTTTTTATCCTCACAGCCTATAACGAGCATGCCATCGGCAATTGCTGGAGAAGATTTGACCTTGTCACCAAGGGTGGCGCGCCACAGCATCTTGCCATTTTGCTCGTCGAGGGCGTAAACATGCCCATCATCAGACCCCACATATATAACACCTTTATATATAGCAGGAGAGCTATCGATACCACCCTCTGCTGGAAACGTCCATTTGACGCGCCCTACAGTTGCAGGCAAGCTATCTATATATGAGTTACCAGTGCGGCAGGCGTTGTGCAAGAACATGCTCCAACTGCCTCTGTGCCTGGCTGCGATACTACCCGATGTTTCTTGCGGAGTAGCAACAACCTCTACCTTATTATAAATTTTTGCAGGTGCTCCCGGCACATTACTACCGGCTTTAGCATCAGATGGGCTGGGGGTTTGAGCAGCCGGGGTGGTCTTGGTCGCAGTAGCCGATACCTTACTTGCCGACACACTAGACCGGTCGGTTAGCGAGGTACTAGCTGGCTTGGCCACTGGCTTTTGTTGAGCTAGTGCAACAGGCGAAAAAGCCAGCGCTGTCAGCAATAGAGAACTCGCGATCGAGGAAAAAATGGCATGTGTTCCCGATTTGGAGGTGGTTGTCATGTGCGCTATTCCTTTTACCGTTTCCGGTGATCTTCTCGGTGCACTCTCAGGAGCGCTCCCCAACAGGGTTCCAATGACCATCAATTATAGAGGTTGATCACAATCGTTTGCTAAAATTTGATGATTCCAAAGCTTCATTCGATACCATAAAATCCATCCTCCGCTAACGACCAAGCCATCAAAGGTTCAGCTGTGCGGTGTTTTGGGGTATCGATACAAGTGACTATATATCTATATTTCAGATACATACTCCAAAAAAAACTTTCAAAATTCCAGTCGGAATCACTTGTTTAATAGGAATCATGGTGTTATCATCCCTGGCTGTGGGTTGGAATGAGTATTTCCAATTAGGAGGAAATCAAATGAACCGAGCAGAGCTCGTAGAGAACGTCTCTAAAGTAACAGGACAAGCCAAGTCCGAAGTGACAAGAACATTGTCAGCTTTCATTCACACAGTAACCGGCGCCCTCGCCAAAGGTGACAAAGTTACCTTGGTAGGTTTCGGAACATTCGAACGTCGCCAGCGTAAAGCTCGCACCGGCCGTAACCCCAGAACTCTTGCTCCGCTCAAAATTGCGGCTGCTCGCGTTCCCGCTTTCCGCGCTGGTAAAGAACTCAAAGACATCGTAAATGGTCGCGCTAAGCAACCATCACTCGATCTCGCAAAACCAAAAGCTGCTGCTAAGCCCGCTAAGAAAGCTGCTGCAAAGCCAGCCAAAAAAGCTGCTAAGCCCGCTAAAAAAGCTGTCAAAAAAGGCGGCAAGAAAAGATAATTTGGTGAGGGCTCTTGCGTGAGTGAGAGCCCTCATTCTTTTCAAATTTAGGATGGTTAGATTAGGTAAGGTAATCGTCATCCGACCCACATTAACAAGGGCCGCCATGTGCGGTCCTTGTTTTTTTTATGACCTTAAGCGATGGCGATGACATAAATCTGACACACTTTTTGTTTACTATGCATCCCTTACTAATCAGAGCAAGGTCTGCAATCACGCCTTAAAAACTGAGGTCAATTTGGATACTAGCAGTGACCAATCACAGCTAAGTAAAGCCGACAAAGCACCTTTGTCAGGCATGTCCCAGGGCGACCAAAATCAGTTTAGACCCCAAAACAAAAGCGAAACCAATCAGGCATTAACTCAACAGACCGGCGATCTCAGACAAAATCCAACCGACTGGCAAAAAGCTCTCGACTCACAGACACCTCGCTCGGACTTAGCCACATTAGGCTTTCCTGCCACAAAGATTGAGAGCGAGCCTACCAAAGATAAGGCCTTAGCCAAAGTCCCTGGTGATAACTTAGAGCCAGCTAGCCATGAACGCGTTGAGTTTAAAACATCATGGGGCCAATCTTTTTTGGTCGGCAATAAAATCCAACTAGACATAAAACCTGGCAAATACACAGCAGACCAGGACAAGCCACTGAGCGAAATCGCTCGCGAGAGATTACCTCAAAATGCCTCAGAGGCAGATCTTAAAAGCTACGCAGTCGAACTCAAACGGCTCAATCTAGGTCGTGTAGCCAAACAAGAAAATGGCACTGAAGTAGCTAAGGCTGGCGAAACACTGGTGCTACCCGGTCACAACAAAGACGGCGCTGTACTTTTTGAAGACAGTCGTGGCACTCGCTACAGCTACACCCAAGACGGCAAAATGACTCTGACAAACAAAGATGGCACAGGGTATCACAGCTCTTATGAAGGCACCGGCGAAGACTTCAGAATCAAGCAGCAAAATTTTGGACCAAAATTAGAAGACAACTTCAAGGTCGTCTTTGGTAAACACGATCGCATCATCGAAAACACCAAACTAGATAGTCCACCAAGGTCGCTCCCTAACGAGCGCGTCAAACTCGAATCCCTGGCTGATAAGTCCCTGCCCATCGACAAAGAAAGAATTGCCTTTAAACAAAACATGCAGGTCTTTGAGCAACGCGCCAAGCGAGATCATTTGAGCAGCGAGGAAGTAGCAAAAACCTACAGGGACCTCTCCAATATTTTGAACACTCGCGGCGATACACCCATGACCGAGCGAGAGAGAGCCAGACTGGCGACCCAGACCCTGCGCGCCATTGCCAATCCCAAATCAAACGACCAGGGCGCGTATGGTACTTGCCAGACCGCCATCATCGAAAACCGTGTACTGGCAGAAGAACCGTCAAAAGCCACAGCAATCCTCTCTCAGATAGCAAAAGATGGCAAGTTTACAACCATGGACGGTACCAGAGTAGAGATGGATGCAACCAATCTGCGCGCTCATGGGCAGTCGGCGTTTAACATAGCAGACGGCAAAAATGTACGCACCTATGCCAGCCAGGTTTTAGAGATGGCGATTCGCAACGCCTATCTCACTCGCAGCAATCAAAGCTCAGTCCCACCCGAAGAAATGCGCCTGCTACAACAGAACGACCCACGCCAATTTGATCACAGAGGGCAACTAGTAAGCGATTTTGGCGGGGGCGGCGGTGGCGCTAGTGGTGGCTATGACCATGCCATAAGATATGAGCCAGATAAGCAAGACAATGCTCAAGATGACCAGCTCGAAGACCTGTCTTTACAAGAACCAGCTCAGGAACAAGACGGATTGAGACAGTGGGATTACCGCACCAATCCACCTACCGAAATGCCCGACGAAAAAGTTGATAGAGGCTTTTACATGAGCCTACGAGGCTATCAACAAGTTACAGGCAAATTTAGCCCCGAGCGTCAGGTCTCCTATTCACCCATGACTGACGAAAACATGCAGCAGATGTTCGGCAAACAAATCAATTCAGAAGAGTCGCTTACACAATATCTCACTCAATTGAGAGCAAGCTCACGAGGCGATTTGTACGCCTTTGTCCACGTAGCAGGAGACGCTCCAGTACTGTCATATCCAGGGCAAGGTGGCGGTAGCTCGGGCGGCGGCAGCTCAGGAGGCAGAAGCTCTGGTGGTGGCGATCGAAACAGTGCAGATACAGGCAGTGGCACTAACAGCGCAAGAACAAACAGCGATGGAACAGACAAAACAG
The sequence above is a segment of the Candidatus Obscuribacter sp. genome. Coding sequences within it:
- a CDS encoding HU family DNA-binding protein, which gives rise to MNRAELVENVSKVTGQAKSEVTRTLSAFIHTVTGALAKGDKVTLVGFGTFERRQRKARTGRNPRTLAPLKIAAARVPAFRAGKELKDIVNGRAKQPSLDLAKPKAAAKPAKKAAAKPAKKAAKPAKKAVKKGGKKR
- a CDS encoding PQQ-binding-like beta-propeller repeat protein; translated protein: MLTALAFSPVALAQQKPVAKPASTSLTDRSSVSASKVSATATKTTPAAQTPSPSDAKAGSNVPGAPAKIYNKVEVVATPQETSGSIAARHRGSWSMFLHNACRTGNSYIDSLPATVGRVKWTFPAEGGIDSSPAIYKGVIYVGSDDGHVYALDEQNGKMLWRATLGDKVKSSPAIADGMLVIGCEDKKVYGLNSTTGKVLWTFETKDRVSSSPAIHEGTAYVGSWDGNLYALDFKTGKLRWQFPGNNPIAPQTSTDAAVSSVITTATVSGNVVGDNKSVATDVATGTAANSGTAKSSGAANSQNPSTNSTNATAANSGNTPAGAHTADSSGAVAGAAGVAGIPLTNLGRITSSPCVGPGVVVVTAHNGFAYCLSTKDGHMLWHFRTGGKLMASPMIMDNIVYFGSWDHAFYAVDLATGKQKWKAGAAESFSIAATGAAGKVYVGNDDLKLYCYDAHTGKVIWKTQLNSPSPLLSSSPAIAGGMIFCGSPDANVYAIDNRNGGIKWKFKTQRAIVSSPAVSPNGVCIGSQDGNLYWIN